A genome region from Bradyrhizobium commune includes the following:
- a CDS encoding branched-chain amino acid ABC transporter permease, whose protein sequence is MQALYAQLLVGLINGSFYALLSLGLAVIFGMLNIINFAHGALYMMGAFVAYFLLNNDYLSIGYWPALIIAPIVVGIFGMILERTMLQWLTGLDHLYGLLLTFGIALIVQGVFQNYFGSSGLPYSIPDQLRGGMNLGFMFLPIYRAWVVIFSLVVCLATWFLIEKTRLGAYLRAATENPTLVRAFGINVPRMITLTYGLGVGLAALAGVLSAPINQVRPLMGADLIIVVFAVVVIGGMGSIMGSIITGFALGVIEGLTKYFYPEASNTVVFVLMVLVLLVKPTGLTGRAA, encoded by the coding sequence ATGCAGGCTCTCTATGCACAGCTACTGGTGGGACTGATCAACGGCTCGTTCTACGCGCTGCTCAGTCTCGGGCTTGCCGTGATCTTCGGCATGCTCAACATCATCAATTTCGCGCATGGCGCGCTCTACATGATGGGCGCGTTCGTGGCGTATTTCCTGCTCAACAATGATTACCTCAGTATCGGCTACTGGCCAGCGTTGATCATCGCACCGATCGTGGTCGGCATCTTCGGCATGATCCTGGAACGGACCATGCTGCAATGGCTGACCGGGCTCGACCATCTCTACGGCCTGCTTCTGACGTTCGGCATCGCGCTGATCGTGCAGGGCGTGTTCCAGAACTATTTCGGATCGTCGGGCCTGCCTTACTCCATTCCGGACCAGCTCAGGGGCGGCATGAATCTCGGCTTCATGTTCCTGCCCATCTATCGCGCCTGGGTCGTCATCTTCTCGCTGGTCGTGTGTCTGGCCACCTGGTTCCTGATCGAGAAGACCCGGCTCGGCGCCTACCTGCGTGCCGCCACCGAAAATCCGACGCTGGTGCGCGCCTTCGGCATCAACGTGCCGCGGATGATCACGCTGACTTATGGCCTGGGTGTCGGCCTTGCCGCGCTCGCCGGCGTGCTGTCGGCGCCGATCAACCAGGTCCGACCGCTGATGGGCGCCGACCTCATCATCGTTGTGTTCGCCGTGGTGGTGATCGGCGGTATGGGATCGATCATGGGATCGATCATCACGGGTTTTGCACTCGGCGTGATCGAGGGCCTGACCAAGTATTTTTATCCCGAGGCCTCGAACACCGTCGTGTTCGTGCTGATGGTGCTGGTGCTCTTGGTGAAGCCAACGGGATTGACGGGAAGGGCGGCCTGA
- a CDS encoding NnrU family protein: MGLLVMILGLVLFFAAHIFTTKRDARAEAIARLGEGTYKILYSLVSLAGLALIVWGFGHYRATGWIDVWYPPTAMKHITIALMLPAVILVVASYLRGRIYATLKHPMLAGIKLWAAAHLLANGDLGSIILFGSFLGWAVYDRISLKHRTDAGGPPIPVGGVTNDLIAVAVGIVAYLALAFAFHPVVIGVPVMGG, from the coding sequence GTGGGTCTGCTGGTCATGATCCTGGGGCTCGTGCTGTTTTTCGCGGCCCATATTTTCACAACGAAACGTGACGCGCGCGCGGAGGCGATCGCGAGGCTGGGCGAGGGGACCTACAAGATCCTCTATTCGCTGGTGTCGCTCGCGGGGCTCGCGCTGATTGTCTGGGGCTTTGGCCATTATCGCGCCACCGGATGGATCGACGTCTGGTATCCGCCGACGGCGATGAAACACATTACGATCGCGCTGATGCTGCCGGCCGTCATCCTGGTGGTCGCCTCGTATCTCCGTGGTCGCATTTATGCGACGCTGAAGCATCCCATGCTGGCCGGCATCAAACTGTGGGCGGCCGCGCATCTGCTCGCCAATGGCGACCTCGGCTCCATCATCCTGTTCGGCTCGTTCCTGGGCTGGGCGGTGTATGATCGCATTTCGCTGAAGCATCGCACCGATGCCGGAGGCCCGCCGATTCCGGTGGGTGGCGTCACCAACGATTTGATCGCGGTCGCCGTCGGAATCGTCGCCTATCTGGCGCTGGCGTTTGCGTTCCATCCCGTCGTGATCGGCGTTCCCGTGATGGGAGGCTAG
- a CDS encoding ABC transporter substrate-binding protein produces the protein MKTKSIASFLLTTALTFAAAGVASAQDKSVKIGALSDQSGLYADLGGPGSTLAAQMAVEDSGLAAKGWKIDIISGDHQNKPDIGTAIARQWFDVDKVDIIVDVPNSGVALAVNNVVKEKNGVYINSGAATSDLTNAQCSPNTVHWTYDTYMLAHTTGQALVKAGGDTWFFLTADYAFGAALERDTTAVITANGGKVVGGVKHPLNTPDFSSFLLQAQASKAKIIGLANAGGDTTNTIKQAAEFGIVKGGQKLAALLLFLTDVKAIGLETAQGLNFTETFYWDMNDQTRAFSKKFSEKMKNGAMPTMVQAGVYAGVRHYLKALEAMGGNPHDGVKVVEKMKSMPTEDELFGKGEIQPNGRTIHNAYLFEVKKPSESKGPWDFYKLVGTVPGDQAFTPLSESKCALLKK, from the coding sequence ATGAAGACAAAGTCGATTGCGTCGTTTCTGCTGACCACCGCACTGACATTTGCCGCAGCCGGTGTTGCATCCGCGCAGGACAAGAGCGTCAAGATCGGCGCGCTGTCAGATCAGTCGGGCCTCTACGCCGACCTCGGCGGGCCCGGCTCGACTCTGGCCGCGCAAATGGCCGTCGAGGATTCCGGCCTCGCTGCGAAGGGCTGGAAGATCGACATCATCTCGGGCGATCACCAGAACAAGCCCGACATCGGCACCGCGATCGCGCGGCAGTGGTTCGACGTCGACAAGGTCGACATCATCGTCGACGTGCCAAACTCCGGCGTGGCGCTCGCGGTCAACAACGTCGTCAAGGAAAAGAACGGCGTCTACATCAATTCGGGGGCGGCGACCTCGGACCTCACCAACGCGCAGTGCTCGCCCAACACCGTGCACTGGACGTACGACACCTACATGCTGGCCCACACAACGGGCCAGGCGCTGGTGAAGGCCGGCGGCGACACCTGGTTCTTCCTGACCGCCGACTATGCCTTCGGCGCCGCGCTCGAGCGCGACACCACCGCCGTCATCACGGCCAATGGCGGCAAGGTGGTGGGCGGGGTCAAGCACCCGCTCAACACGCCGGACTTCTCGTCGTTTCTGCTCCAGGCGCAGGCCTCCAAGGCCAAGATCATCGGCCTTGCCAATGCCGGCGGTGATACCACCAACACCATCAAGCAGGCGGCGGAGTTCGGTATCGTCAAGGGCGGCCAGAAGCTGGCGGCGCTGCTGTTGTTCCTCACTGACGTCAAGGCGATCGGTCTCGAGACCGCTCAGGGCCTCAACTTCACCGAGACCTTCTACTGGGACATGAACGACCAGACCCGGGCCTTCTCCAAGAAGTTCTCCGAGAAGATGAAGAACGGCGCGATGCCGACCATGGTGCAGGCGGGCGTCTATGCGGGCGTGCGCCACTATCTGAAGGCGCTGGAAGCGATGGGTGGCAATCCGCATGACGGCGTCAAGGTGGTCGAGAAGATGAAGTCGATGCCGACCGAGGACGAGCTGTTCGGCAAGGGCGAGATCCAGCCCAACGGCCGCACCATCCACAATGCTTATCTGTTCGAGGTGAAGAAGCCCTCCGAGTCCAAGGGACCGTGGGACTTCTACAAGCTCGTCGGCACGGTGCCGGGCGATCAGGCCTTCACGCCGCTGTCCGAAAGCAAGTGCGCGCTTTTGAAGAAGTAA
- a CDS encoding tetratricopeptide repeat protein: MSELFDEVDEEVRREQLKKLWDNYSIYFIGLMVLIVAAVGGWRGYQYLEAKKAAEAGALFEKAVELSEQNKHTEAEAAFADIAAKAPSGYRTLARLRAAAEAAARDPKAGAKMYDDIAADRGIGSEWQDLAKIRAAGLLLDSASYADMQQRLEASAEPKSTFRHSAREMLALSAWRNNDTTAARKWLDAIADDGETPPGLRSRAEALQALLPPVAKS, translated from the coding sequence GTGTCTGAATTATTTGACGAAGTCGACGAGGAAGTCCGTCGCGAGCAGCTCAAGAAGCTGTGGGACAATTATTCGATCTACTTCATCGGCCTGATGGTGCTGATCGTGGCCGCCGTGGGCGGCTGGCGCGGCTATCAGTACCTGGAGGCGAAGAAGGCCGCCGAGGCCGGCGCACTCTTCGAGAAGGCCGTCGAGCTGTCCGAGCAGAACAAGCACACCGAGGCCGAGGCGGCCTTCGCCGATATTGCCGCCAAGGCGCCATCGGGTTACCGCACCCTGGCGCGGCTGCGGGCTGCCGCCGAGGCGGCGGCACGTGATCCCAAGGCCGGCGCGAAGATGTATGACGACATCGCCGCCGATCGCGGCATCGGCTCCGAGTGGCAGGATCTGGCGAAGATCCGCGCCGCGGGCTTGCTGCTCGACAGCGCGAGCTATGCCGACATGCAGCAGCGGCTTGAAGCTTCCGCTGAACCCAAATCGACCTTCCGCCACAGCGCCCGCGAGATGCTCGCGCTGTCGGCCTGGCGCAATAACGACACGACCGCGGCGCGCAAATGGCTCGACGCGATCGCCGATGACGGTGAAACGCCGCCGGGCCTGCGCTCGCGCGCCGAGGCGCTTCAGGCCCTGCTGCCGCCCGTCGCCAAAAGCTGA
- the der gene encoding ribosome biogenesis GTPase Der, with translation MSFTIAIIGRPNVGKSTLFNRLVGQKLALVDDLPGVTRDRREGEARLGDLEFTIIDTAGLDEGAKGSLTARMQEQTETAIAQADALFFVIDARIGLTPTDRAFADFARRADKPVLLVANKSEGKHGDAGAMEAFALGLGDPIQISAEHGEGMGELYDALAKLMPEPIHEDEAEDDDAPLSEEEAATRPIRVAIVGRPNAGKSTLINHLLGEERLLTSPEAGTTRDSIAVEINWKGRDFRVFDTAGLRRRSRIEEKLEKLSVADALRAVRFAEVVVLMMDTQNRFEEQDLRIADLIEREGRAVVLAVNKWDLMETKGGGAISGLRRDADHWLPQVKGVPIVAVSGLMGEGIDRLMQAIEDAYAVWNRRVPTSALNRWFEQAIQANPPPAVSGRRLKLNYITQNKARPPSFVLFCSRADAVPQSYLRYLTNSMRETFELPGTPVRITLREKANPFAHKRKRPS, from the coding sequence ATGTCCTTTACGATCGCCATTATCGGCCGCCCCAATGTCGGCAAGTCGACGCTGTTCAACCGCCTGGTCGGACAGAAGCTCGCGCTCGTCGATGATCTGCCCGGCGTCACCCGCGACCGCCGCGAGGGCGAGGCCAGGCTCGGCGATCTCGAATTCACCATCATCGATACCGCCGGCCTCGACGAGGGCGCCAAGGGCTCGCTGACCGCGCGGATGCAGGAGCAGACCGAGACCGCGATCGCGCAGGCCGATGCGCTGTTCTTCGTGATCGATGCCCGCATCGGCCTGACGCCCACCGATCGCGCCTTCGCCGATTTCGCCCGCCGCGCCGACAAGCCCGTGCTGCTGGTCGCCAACAAGAGCGAGGGCAAGCATGGCGACGCCGGCGCGATGGAGGCCTTTGCGCTCGGTCTCGGCGATCCCATCCAGATCTCGGCCGAGCACGGCGAGGGCATGGGCGAACTCTATGACGCGCTCGCCAAGCTGATGCCGGAGCCCATCCACGAGGATGAAGCCGAGGACGATGACGCGCCGCTCTCCGAGGAAGAGGCTGCGACGCGGCCGATCCGGGTCGCCATCGTCGGCCGGCCCAATGCCGGCAAGTCGACGCTGATCAATCATCTGCTCGGCGAGGAGCGCCTGCTGACGAGCCCCGAGGCCGGTACGACGCGCGACTCCATCGCGGTCGAGATCAACTGGAAGGGCCGCGATTTTCGCGTGTTCGACACCGCGGGTCTGCGCCGGCGTTCGCGCATCGAGGAGAAGCTGGAAAAGCTGTCGGTTGCGGACGCGTTGCGCGCGGTGCGCTTTGCCGAAGTCGTCGTGCTGATGATGGACACGCAGAACCGTTTTGAGGAGCAGGACCTCCGGATTGCGGATCTGATCGAGCGCGAGGGCCGGGCGGTCGTGCTCGCCGTCAACAAATGGGATCTGATGGAGACCAAGGGCGGCGGCGCGATCTCGGGCTTGCGCCGCGATGCCGACCATTGGCTGCCGCAGGTCAAGGGCGTGCCGATCGTCGCCGTCTCCGGCCTGATGGGCGAGGGCATCGATCGTCTGATGCAGGCGATCGAGGATGCCTACGCGGTCTGGAACAGGCGCGTTCCGACATCTGCGCTCAATCGCTGGTTCGAGCAGGCCATCCAGGCCAATCCGCCGCCGGCGGTGTCCGGCCGCCGGCTGAAGCTGAACTACATCACCCAGAACAAGGCGCGTCCGCCGAGTTTCGTGCTGTTCTGCTCGCGCGCCGACGCGGTGCCCCAGTCCTATCTGCGCTATTTGACCAATTCCATGCGCGAGACGTTCGAGCTGCCGGGCACGCCGGTGCGCATCACGCTTCGTGAAAAGGCCAACCCCTTCGCGCACAAGCGCAAGCGGCCATCGTGA
- a CDS encoding branched-chain amino acid ABC transporter permease, with protein sequence MTALTDDTLPMTPRAMRDEMIVFVAMALLLASVPFTGIYPFFVMQALCFALLACAFNLLIGYGGLLSFGHAMFLGTAGYCSAHALKVWGLPPELGILVGVAGAFVLSIITGYISIRRQGIYFSMITLALSQLLYFIYLQAPFTHGEDGIQGIPQGHMFGVFDLTKPTVLYYVVLVGFLAGFLLIYRIINSPFGEVLKSIRENEQRAISLGYRTDQYKFLAFVLSGTVAGFAGSLKVFVAQNASLTDVHWSMSGEVVLMTLVGGLGTIFGPVVGAFAIIAMQQYLAGFGQWVTVIQGSIFVICVLTFRRGVVGEIAHYFRRSL encoded by the coding sequence ATGACAGCCTTGACGGACGACACGCTGCCGATGACCCCGCGCGCGATGCGCGATGAGATGATCGTATTCGTGGCGATGGCGTTGCTGCTCGCTTCGGTGCCGTTCACCGGCATCTATCCATTCTTCGTGATGCAGGCGCTGTGCTTCGCGCTGCTCGCCTGTGCCTTCAATCTTCTGATCGGCTATGGCGGTCTGCTGTCGTTCGGCCACGCGATGTTCTTGGGAACGGCCGGCTATTGCAGCGCGCATGCGCTGAAAGTGTGGGGGCTGCCGCCGGAACTCGGCATCCTCGTCGGTGTCGCCGGCGCTTTCGTCCTCTCGATCATCACCGGTTACATCTCGATCCGTCGGCAGGGCATCTATTTCTCGATGATCACGCTGGCGCTGTCGCAGCTGTTGTATTTCATCTATCTGCAAGCGCCGTTCACTCATGGTGAGGACGGCATCCAGGGCATTCCGCAGGGGCACATGTTCGGCGTCTTCGATCTCACCAAGCCGACCGTGCTCTACTATGTCGTTCTCGTCGGCTTCCTCGCCGGCTTCCTACTGATCTATCGCATCATCAACTCGCCGTTCGGCGAGGTGCTGAAGTCGATCCGCGAGAACGAGCAGCGCGCGATCTCGCTGGGCTACCGGACCGATCAGTACAAGTTTCTGGCGTTCGTGCTCTCGGGCACGGTGGCCGGTTTCGCCGGTTCGCTGAAGGTGTTCGTGGCGCAGAATGCCTCGCTCACCGACGTGCACTGGTCGATGTCGGGCGAAGTCGTGCTGATGACGCTGGTTGGCGGCCTCGGCACCATCTTCGGGCCCGTCGTCGGTGCCTTCGCGATCATCGCCATGCAGCAATATCTGGCGGGTTTTGGTCAGTGGGTGACGGTGATCCAGGGCTCGATCTTCGTGATCTGCGTGCTCACCTTCCGTCGTGGCGTCGTCGGTGAGATCGCGCATTACTTCCGGCGGTCGCTCTAA
- a CDS encoding ABC transporter substrate-binding protein has protein sequence MTTMFARRAAALLACAAAFGFSSSAHAQDKTVTIGVLNDMSSLYADIGGPGSVVAVKMAVEDSGLAAKGWKIEVVSGDHQNKPDIGVNIARQWIDTQKVDMITDTPNSGVALAVSNVAKEKNVVLLNNGGASADLTGKACNANTISYTYDTYMLANGTGKALTKAGGDTWFFLTADYAFGAALERDTSAVVTANGGKVLGGVKHPLNTSDFSSFLLQAQNSKAKIVGLANAGGDTTNSIKQAAEFGIVEGGQKLAALLLFINDVHSLGLKTAHGLTFTESFYWDLNEGTRAWSKRFQEKTANKAMPSMTQAGNYAGTLHYLKALEALGGNPHDGAKVVAKMKEIPTDDPLFGKGPLREDGRRIIPAYLFEVKKPEESKGPWDYYKLVANIPAEDAARPLKDSECPLVKK, from the coding sequence ATGACGACGATGTTCGCGCGCCGCGCCGCGGCCCTGCTGGCCTGTGCCGCCGCTTTCGGTTTTTCATCATCCGCCCACGCCCAGGACAAGACCGTCACGATCGGCGTGCTCAACGACATGTCGAGCCTCTACGCCGACATCGGCGGCCCCGGCTCCGTGGTGGCGGTCAAGATGGCGGTCGAGGATTCCGGCCTCGCCGCGAAGGGCTGGAAGATCGAGGTCGTCAGCGGCGATCACCAGAACAAGCCGGACATCGGCGTCAATATCGCGCGGCAATGGATCGACACCCAGAAGGTCGACATGATCACCGACACGCCGAACTCCGGCGTGGCGCTGGCGGTCAGCAACGTCGCCAAGGAAAAGAACGTCGTCCTGCTCAACAATGGCGGCGCCAGTGCCGACCTCACCGGCAAGGCCTGCAACGCCAACACGATCTCGTATACCTACGACACCTACATGCTCGCCAACGGCACCGGCAAGGCACTGACCAAGGCCGGTGGCGATACCTGGTTCTTCCTGACCGCCGACTATGCCTTCGGCGCCGCGCTCGAGCGCGACACCAGCGCCGTTGTCACCGCGAACGGCGGCAAGGTGCTCGGCGGCGTCAAGCATCCGCTCAACACGTCGGACTTCTCGTCGTTCCTGCTCCAGGCCCAGAACTCCAAGGCCAAGATCGTCGGGCTTGCCAATGCCGGCGGCGACACCACCAACTCGATCAAGCAGGCGGCCGAATTCGGCATCGTTGAGGGCGGCCAGAAGCTCGCCGCGCTCCTGCTGTTCATCAACGACGTCCACTCGCTCGGCCTGAAAACCGCGCACGGCCTGACCTTCACCGAGTCCTTCTACTGGGACCTCAACGAGGGGACACGCGCCTGGTCGAAGCGCTTCCAGGAAAAGACCGCCAACAAGGCGATGCCGTCGATGACGCAGGCGGGCAACTATGCCGGCACGCTGCATTACCTCAAGGCGCTGGAAGCGCTCGGCGGCAATCCGCATGACGGCGCCAAGGTCGTCGCCAAGATGAAGGAAATCCCGACCGACGATCCGCTGTTCGGCAAGGGCCCGCTGCGCGAGGACGGCCGCCGCATCATCCCGGCCTATCTGTTCGAGGTGAAGAAGCCGGAGGAGTCGAAGGGGCCGTGGGACTATTACAAACTGGTCGCGAACATCCCGGCGGAAGATGCCGCCAGGCCGCTCAAGGACAGCGAGTGCCCGCTGGTGAAGAAGTAA
- a CDS encoding class I adenylate-forming enzyme family protein has translation MDWSQSLIPPMRLEARFGDRMVLAFSDRPASLWAMIAKTCARNGDGEALICGNARLSWRQAVDQATRIASGFRKLGLRRGDRVAILLGNRVEFPLLLFAAAHEGLVTVLLSTRQQKPEIAYVLADCDARILIHEAALVDRLPDARDVPEVVHRIAVDDNPALSRFSVLADNAPAPTPVETSEEDTAMILYTSGTTGKPKGAMLAHCNIVHSSMVFVSCLELTDADRSIAAVPLGHVTGVVANITTMIGCGGALIIMPEFKAAEYLKLAARERVTYTVMVPAMYNLCLLQPDFDSYDLSSWRIGGFGGAPMPVATIEKLEATIPGLKLANCYGATETTSPSTLMPGELTASHIDSVGLPCPGARIIAMDAAGRELPPGEIGELWIQSASVIKGYWNNPKATAESFTAGFWHSGDLGSVDAGGFVRVFDRQKDMINRGGLKIYSAEVESVLAGHPAVVESAIIAKPCPVLGERVHAVVVTRAPVASDDLRSWCAERLSDYKVPETMAITADPLPRNANGKVLKRQLRELW, from the coding sequence ATGGACTGGTCGCAATCTCTGATCCCGCCGATGCGGTTAGAGGCGCGCTTTGGCGATCGGATGGTGCTGGCCTTCTCTGACCGGCCGGCGAGCCTCTGGGCCATGATCGCGAAAACCTGCGCGCGCAACGGCGATGGCGAAGCGCTGATTTGCGGCAATGCCCGGCTGAGCTGGCGGCAGGCCGTGGACCAGGCGACGCGGATCGCATCGGGCTTCCGCAAGCTCGGTTTGCGGCGTGGCGATCGCGTTGCGATCCTGCTCGGCAATCGCGTTGAATTTCCGCTGCTGCTGTTTGCCGCCGCGCATGAAGGGCTCGTCACCGTGCTGCTCAGCACGCGACAACAGAAGCCGGAGATTGCCTATGTGCTCGCCGATTGCGACGCCAGGATCCTGATCCACGAGGCGGCGCTTGTCGACCGGTTGCCCGATGCGCGGGATGTTCCCGAGGTGGTCCACCGAATCGCCGTCGACGACAATCCGGCTTTGTCGCGCTTCTCCGTGCTCGCGGACAATGCGCCGGCCCCGACGCCGGTCGAGACAAGCGAGGAGGATACCGCGATGATCCTCTACACATCTGGCACGACCGGCAAGCCGAAGGGCGCGATGCTCGCGCATTGCAACATCGTCCATTCCTCGATGGTGTTTGTGTCCTGCCTAGAATTGACCGACGCGGATCGATCGATCGCGGCGGTGCCGCTCGGGCACGTCACCGGCGTCGTCGCCAACATCACGACCATGATCGGCTGCGGCGGCGCGCTGATCATCATGCCGGAGTTCAAGGCCGCCGAATATCTCAAGCTCGCCGCGCGCGAACGCGTCACCTACACGGTGATGGTGCCGGCGATGTACAATCTCTGTCTGCTCCAGCCGGATTTCGACAGCTACGATCTGTCGAGCTGGCGCATCGGCGGCTTTGGCGGCGCTCCGATGCCGGTTGCGACCATCGAGAAGCTCGAGGCGACGATTCCGGGTCTGAAGCTTGCGAACTGCTACGGCGCGACCGAGACGACGTCGCCGTCCACCCTCATGCCGGGCGAGCTGACCGCGAGCCACATCGACAGCGTCGGCCTGCCCTGTCCGGGCGCGCGGATCATCGCGATGGATGCCGCCGGGCGCGAGCTGCCGCCCGGCGAGATCGGCGAACTCTGGATCCAGAGTGCTTCCGTCATCAAGGGCTATTGGAATAACCCGAAGGCCACGGCGGAAAGCTTTACCGCCGGCTTCTGGCATTCCGGCGATCTCGGCTCGGTCGACGCGGGAGGCTTCGTCCGCGTGTTCGACCGGCAGAAGGACATGATCAACCGCGGCGGCCTGAAGATCTATTCGGCCGAGGTCGAATCGGTGCTGGCCGGCCATCCCGCCGTGGTCGAGAGCGCAATCATCGCAAAGCCGTGCCCGGTGCTGGGCGAGCGCGTCCATGCGGTGGTGGTGACGCGTGCGCCCGTTGCCAGCGACGATTTGCGATCCTGGTGCGCCGAGCGGCTGTCCGACTACAAGGTGCCGGAGACAATGGCGATCACCGCCGATCCGCTGCCGCGCAACGCCAATGGCAAGGTGCTGAAGCGGCAGTTGCGGGAGCTGTGGTAG
- a CDS encoding peptide chain release factor 3, which translates to MSDIATTAESPARSPLAAEVSRRRTFAIISHPDAGKTTLTEKLLLFGGAINLAGQVKAKGERRNTRSDWMKIERERGISVVTSVMTFEFEGLVFNLLDTPGHEDFSEDTYRTLTAVDSAVMVIDAAKGIEARTRKLFEVCRLRDIPIITFINKMDRESRDVFELLDEIEKTLALDTTPMTWPVGRGRDFLGTYDVVDGGVRLLEGGGAKTGAAQQIEIAELAKLNANLDVSAVKDELELVTEASKPFELDAFREGHLTPVYFGSALRNFGVGDLLEGLGKFAPEPRAQESDQRKVEATDPRMSAFVFKIQANMDPNHRDRIAFARLCSGKLSRGMKAKLVRTGKSMPLSSPQFFFAQDRSVADEAFAGDVVGIPNHGTLRIGDTLTEGEDFNFVGVPSFAPEIVRRVRLTDAMKAKKLKEALQQMSEEGVVQVFRPRDGAPALVGVVGALQLDVLKARLDAEYSLPVEFEVSEFQLARWISSEDRKKLDTFVAANTSSIADDVDGDPVYLARNEFYLGYTRERAEGIEFANVKDVKKKG; encoded by the coding sequence ATGTCCGACATCGCCACCACAGCCGAATCGCCGGCCCGTTCCCCGCTTGCCGCCGAAGTATCGCGCAGGCGCACCTTTGCGATCATCTCGCACCCGGACGCCGGTAAGACCACGCTGACCGAGAAGCTCTTGCTGTTCGGCGGCGCCATCAATCTCGCCGGCCAGGTCAAGGCCAAGGGCGAGCGGCGCAACACCCGCTCGGACTGGATGAAAATCGAGCGCGAGCGCGGCATCTCGGTCGTGACCTCGGTCATGACCTTCGAGTTCGAGGGCCTCGTCTTCAACCTGCTGGACACGCCGGGTCACGAGGACTTTTCGGAAGACACCTATCGCACGCTCACGGCGGTCGATTCCGCCGTCATGGTGATCGACGCCGCCAAGGGCATCGAGGCGCGGACGCGAAAGCTGTTCGAGGTCTGCCGCTTGCGTGACATTCCGATCATCACCTTCATCAACAAGATGGACCGTGAGAGCCGGGACGTTTTCGAGCTTTTGGACGAGATCGAGAAGACGCTGGCGCTCGACACCACGCCGATGACCTGGCCGGTCGGCCGCGGCCGCGACTTCCTCGGCACCTATGACGTCGTCGATGGCGGCGTGCGCCTGCTCGAAGGCGGCGGCGCCAAGACCGGCGCGGCGCAGCAGATCGAGATCGCCGAGCTTGCCAAGCTCAATGCCAATCTTGACGTCTCCGCGGTGAAGGACGAGCTCGAGCTCGTCACCGAGGCCTCAAAGCCGTTCGAGCTCGATGCGTTTCGTGAGGGCCATCTGACACCGGTCTATTTCGGCAGTGCGCTCCGCAATTTCGGCGTCGGCGACCTCCTGGAAGGCCTCGGCAAGTTCGCGCCCGAGCCGCGCGCGCAGGAGAGCGACCAGCGCAAGGTCGAAGCCACCGATCCGCGCATGAGCGCCTTCGTGTTCAAGATCCAGGCCAACATGGATCCGAACCACCGCGACCGCATTGCGTTTGCGCGGCTGTGCTCGGGAAAACTCAGCCGCGGCATGAAGGCCAAGCTGGTGCGCACCGGCAAGAGCATGCCGCTGTCGAGCCCGCAATTCTTCTTTGCGCAGGACCGTTCGGTTGCGGACGAGGCCTTCGCCGGCGACGTCGTCGGTATTCCCAACCACGGAACGCTGCGGATCGGCGACACGCTGACGGAGGGCGAGGATTTCAACTTCGTCGGCGTGCCGAGCTTTGCGCCGGAAATCGTCCGTCGCGTGCGTCTGACTGACGCGATGAAGGCGAAGAAGCTGAAGGAAGCGCTTCAGCAGATGTCGGAAGAGGGCGTCGTGCAGGTGTTCCGGCCGCGCGATGGTGCGCCGGCGCTGGTCGGCGTCGTCGGCGCGCTTCAGCTCGACGTGCTGAAGGCGCGGCTGGACGCGGAATATTCGCTTCCGGTGGAGTTCGAGGTCAGCGAGTTCCAGCTCGCCCGCTGGATCTCCTCGGAGGATCGCAAGAAGCTCGACACCTTCGTCGCCGCCAACACCTCGAGCATCGCCGACGATGTCGACGGCGATCCCGTGTACCTCGCCAGGAATGAGTTCTATCTCGGCTATACCAGGGAACGTGCCGAGGGCATCGAGTTCGCCAACGTCAAGGACGTGAAGAAGAAGGGGTAG